The region CTCCGGTTCGCACGCCGGGGCATCCTCCTCCACCGGGGGCAGCAGAGACACATCGCCAACCTGATCCAGAATCTTGCGCGGCAGATCATCCATGCACACCGTATCGCCATCCACAAGGATGCTCAGGCGCTCCATGAAGTTTTCAAGCTCGCGCACGTTGCCGGGCCAGTTGTAGGCCGCCAGAATACGCCGCGTTGTTTCATCAAGCAGCATGGGATCGCGCGCTTTTTTGGTGCAGAAGTGGTTGAGAAAATAGCGCGCAAGCAGCAGCACATCATTGCCGCGCTGGCGTAGCGGCGGCAAATGCAAAGGAATGACGTTCAGGCGATAGTAGAGATCCTCGCGGAAGCGCCCGGCGGCGACTTCTACCTCAAGATCGCGGTTGGTGGCGGCCACAATGCGCACGTCCACCTTTTTGCAGCCAGTGCCGCCCACGCGTTCAATTTCCTTTTCTTGCAGCACACGCAGAATCTTGACCTGAAGGCTCAACTCCATCTCGCCGATTTCATCCAGAAAGATGGTGCCTCCGTCAGCCATTTCAAAACGGCCTGGCCGCGAACGGATGGCGTGCGTAAAGGCGCCCTTTTCGTGGCCGAAAAGTTCGCTTTCAAGCAGCTCTTTGGGGATGGCCCCGCAGTTGATGGGTACA is a window of Desulfovibrio desulfuricans DNA encoding:
- a CDS encoding sigma-54 interaction domain-containing protein, giving the protein MELNTSGIIGQSTSLAEVFKVLGKVAPTDSTVLVTGESGTGKELLVRALHANSRRADKPFVPINCGAIPKELLESELFGHEKGAFTHAIRSRPGRFEMADGGTIFLDEIGEMELSLQVKILRVLQEKEIERVGGTGCKKVDVRIVAATNRDLEVEVAAGRFREDLYYRLNVIPLHLPPLRQRGNDVLLLARYFLNHFCTKKARDPMLLDETTRRILAAYNWPGNVRELENFMERLSILVDGDTVCMDDLPRKILDQVGDVSLLPPVEEDAPACEPEAEPLAEPTADDGVEQTPAPAPQVEAAIPVAASGAFVWPNLGVLTAQGQNLKDFLDAVESRLIDEALAKAEGVKNQAAELLGIKRTTLIEKLKKRSM